The Coffea arabica cultivar ET-39 chromosome 9e, Coffea Arabica ET-39 HiFi, whole genome shotgun sequence genome has a window encoding:
- the LOC113710258 gene encoding DNA (cytosine-5)-methyltransferase DRM2: MESNASGDDFGDIDWNTEDELEISEIPISTSNLPTPGGVTIVCNGEESSSAHSSNSKLIQHFVGMGFPDKLVVKAIEEIGEGSSEGKILDTVLTYLELQNSSEEHGCIDSDQSTSGYDESLLHDSDIDSWSDDDDEENSDDLSESEKKLQTLQKMGYSVDEATEAMHRCGPDASIAVLTDFICAAQIARAEAPDLPAEIKPKANYTCSQNGKLKRRLYAELDNRKKQRGMVGEDSEMIRLPKPMVGFGLPTDDQSSIVRERTLPEQALGPPYFYYENVALTPKGVWDEISKCLYYVEPEFVDSKYFCAAARKRGYVHNLPIQNRFSLRPLLPLNIEETFPLTKRWWPSWDSRTYLNCLQTAIGSAKLQDRIRKAVEAYDGEPPEHVKKYVIDQCKKWNLLWVGRNKVAPLEPDEFELLLGFPRNHTRGGGISRTDRYKSLGNSFQVNTVAYHLSVLKPLFPDGINILSLFSGIGGAEVALHRLGIPLNNVVSVEKSEINRNIVRSWWEQTNQKGNLIDFDDVQTLDAYKIESLAGKIGGFDLVIGGSPCNNLAGSNRVSRDGLEGKESVLFYEYVRILDTVKNIMSGRRFN, translated from the exons ATG GAGAGTAATGCGTCTGGGGATGACTTTGGTGACATTGATTGGAATACTGAAGATGAACTAGAAATTTCAGAAATACCAATTTCTACTTCGAACTTGCCCACTCCTGGTGGTGTGACAATTGTTTGCAATGGCGAG GAAAGCTCATCTGCTCATTcttccaattccaagttgattCAGCATTTCGTAGGGATGGGATTTCCAGATAAATTGGTGGTCAAAGCAATTGAAGAAATTG GAGAAGGCAGTTCCGAAGGGAAAATACTAGATACGGTTCTTACATACTTG GAACTTCAGAATTCCAGTGAAGAGCATGGCTGTATTGACTCTGATCAGAGCACTTCTGGTTATGATGAGAGCCTTCTTCATGATTCAGATATTGATAGCTGgtctgatgatgatgatgag GAAAATTCTGATGATTTGTCCGAGTCGGAGAAAAAATTGCAAACCTTACAAAAAATGGGATACTCTGTTGATGAGGCGACAGAAGCTATGCATAGATGTG GTCCAGATGCCTCAATTGCTGTATTAACCGATTTCATTTGTGCGGCTCAAATAGCAAGGGCAGAAGCTCCAGACCTGCCTGCTGAGATTAAG CCAAAGGCAAATTATACCTGCAGTCAAAATGGAAAATTGAAGAGGAGGCTGTATGCTGAGCTGGATAACAGGAAAAAGCAAAGGGGCATGGTAGGAGAAGATAGTGAGATGATTCGCCTGCCAAAACCCATGGTAGGTTTTGGTCTACCTACAGATGATCAATCAAGTATTGTAAGAGAAAGAACTCTTCCAGAGCAAGCACTAGGCCCACCATACTTTTATTACGAGAATGTTGCACTCACTCCTAAGGGTGTATGGGATGAAATATCAAAGTGCTTGTATTATGTGGAGCCAGAATTTGTTGATTCGAAGTATTTTTGTGCTGCTGCAAGAAAAAGAGGATATGTCCATAACCTACCAATTCAAAACAGATTCTCTCTTCGTCCACTTTTGCCCCTCAACATAGAAGAAACATTTCCCCTGACCAAGAGATGGTGGCCATCATGGGATTCACGAACATATTTAAACTGCTTGCAAACAGCAATTGGGAGTGCAAAGTTGCAGGATAGGATTCGCAAGGCTGTTGAAGCATATGATGGGGAGCCACCTGAGCATGTCAAGAAGTATGTAATTGATCAATGCAAGAAGTGGAATTTGCTGTGGGTAGGAAGAAACAAGGTTGCCCCCTTGGAACCTGATGAATTTGAGTTGCTGCTGGGTTTCCCCAGGAATCATACTAGAGGAGGTGGGATTAGTAGGACTGACAGATATAAATCACTTGGCAACTCATTTCAG GTTAATACTGTGGCATACCATCTGTCTGTCCTGAAACCTTTGTTCCCTGACGGCATCAACATCTTATCGCTTTTCTCTGGGATTGGTGGTGCAGAAGTTGCTCTCCACCGACTTGGGATCCCATTGAACAACGTAGTTTCTGTTGAAAAATCTGAAATCAATAGGAATATAGTCCGCAGTTGGTGGGAGCAGACAAATCAGAAGGGGAATCTGATTGACTTTGATGATGTGCAGACCTTAGATGCATACAAGATAGAGAGTTTAGCAGGTAAAATTGGAGGTTTCGATCTTGTAATTGGTGGTAGTCCTTGTAATAATCTGGCAGGTAGCAATAGAGTGAGCAGGGATGGACTGGAGGGTAAAGAGTCCGTACTCTTTTATGAATATGTCCGGATATTGGACACAGTCAAGAACATAATGAGTGGGCGACGGTTTAATTGA